From a region of the Streptomyces sp. Edi4 genome:
- a CDS encoding bifunctional DNA primase/polymerase: MQNSDHGERRATWASKATVDDQTRQRWLRSSSTTHWARCGTGWDAIAVHPLERGLEALDLLDVEAGEGYPVLADHLSSRLYVMVPAGTAAAADGLPGVRVLSDGHQVLVPLSGHGSAAAHWISEPVPGASRLWDAHRLVGALRKRDADDRQTVAS, from the coding sequence GTGCAGAACTCCGACCACGGCGAACGCCGTGCCACCTGGGCCTCGAAAGCCACCGTGGACGACCAGACCAGGCAGCGGTGGCTGCGCAGTTCCAGCACCACTCACTGGGCGCGCTGCGGGACGGGTTGGGACGCGATCGCCGTGCATCCGCTGGAGCGCGGCCTGGAGGCGCTCGACCTCCTAGACGTCGAGGCTGGGGAGGGCTACCCGGTTCTCGCCGACCACCTGAGCAGCAGGCTGTACGTGATGGTGCCGGCGGGCACCGCGGCCGCAGCCGACGGGCTCCCCGGCGTCCGCGTACTCTCCGACGGTCACCAGGTCCTCGTGCCGCTCAGCGGGCACGGGTCGGCCGCGGCCCACTGGATCAGCGAACCCGTCCCCGGGGCGTCCCGGCTGTGGGATGCCCACCGGCTGGTCGGCGCGCTGCGTAAGCGGGACGCGGACGATCGGCAGACGGTGGCCTCATGA
- a CDS encoding restriction endonuclease: MTDTFDVLLDSSGQIGKLPLDRETHEQLVRTVLAWSDAAVLDAGGYEQVGLLLSGAAHVVADDVRQYAARLSDDDGKRLFAEIVLSEAADRLPGPSSTLRSVQNKARLLRALYERLDRLVEATPEPALYS, translated from the coding sequence ATGACCGACACCTTCGACGTGCTCCTCGACTCGAGCGGCCAGATCGGCAAACTACCCCTGGACCGCGAGACGCACGAGCAGCTGGTGCGCACCGTGCTCGCCTGGTCCGATGCGGCCGTCCTCGATGCCGGCGGCTACGAGCAGGTCGGCCTCCTGCTCTCTGGCGCCGCGCACGTCGTCGCCGACGACGTCCGCCAGTACGCCGCCCGCCTCAGTGACGACGACGGGAAGCGACTGTTCGCTGAGATTGTGCTGAGCGAAGCGGCCGACCGACTGCCAGGCCCCTCCTCGACCCTGCGCAGCGTGCAGAACAAGGCCCGGCTGCTGCGCGCCCTATACGAACGCCTCGACCGGCTCGTCGAGGCAACACCGGAGCCGGCCCTGTACTCGTGA